In Deferribacter desulfuricans SSM1, the following are encoded in one genomic region:
- a CDS encoding sodium:calcium antiporter, producing MIYYLIFLVCAAVIVVSGIKLSKYGDVIAEKTSLGHSLVGILLISVVTSLPELISSIGSVTVVDSPSLAFGNVFGSNMFNIFIIFLMDLLFKDDSIFIDVSLANVITGIYAVLLTFIAMAGFVFKSPQIFWVSSVSVIIFIVYVGSVYSAYRSSSLDVDVDSKEDEISEIPLSRAVLLFLLFAVLIIVAGLLLSKSADEIAIRTGLGQSFVGMFLLAAVTSLPEVSAAVGALRVGSSNMAIGNLFGSCVFNVAVIFFVDIFYAKGSVFNNVELIHLKSALFSGIMILIAMIAVKQDKLSKFRFGRISIYSFYIALFYVFYLYYMYKFRVGV from the coding sequence ATGATTTATTATCTTATTTTTCTTGTTTGTGCCGCGGTTATCGTTGTAAGCGGAATTAAGCTTTCTAAATACGGTGATGTGATTGCCGAAAAAACATCTTTAGGGCATAGTTTAGTTGGTATTTTACTCATCTCTGTTGTTACAAGTTTACCTGAGTTGATTTCTTCAATCGGTTCTGTCACAGTTGTAGATTCACCATCTTTGGCATTTGGAAATGTATTTGGCTCTAATATGTTTAATATTTTTATCATTTTTTTGATGGACTTATTATTTAAAGATGATTCTATTTTTATAGATGTTAGTCTTGCAAATGTAATTACAGGGATTTATGCAGTTTTGCTTACATTTATTGCTATGGCTGGTTTTGTATTTAAATCACCTCAGATATTTTGGGTTTCTTCTGTAAGTGTTATAATTTTCATTGTTTATGTAGGATCTGTTTACAGTGCTTATAGAAGCTCATCACTGGATGTTGATGTGGATAGCAAAGAGGATGAAATATCTGAAATTCCCCTTAGCAGAGCTGTTTTACTTTTTTTACTTTTTGCAGTTTTGATCATTGTGGCAGGTTTGTTACTCAGTAAATCAGCTGATGAGATAGCAATTAGAACTGGGCTTGGTCAAAGCTTTGTTGGCATGTTTTTGCTGGCAGCTGTTACTTCCTTACCTGAGGTTTCTGCAGCTGTTGGAGCTTTAAGAGTTGGCTCTAGCAATATGGCTATCGGTAATCTTTTTGGCTCCTGTGTGTTTAATGTGGCTGTTATCTTTTTTGTAGATATTTTTTATGCAAAGGGGAGTGTCTTTAACAATGTTGAATTGATTCACTTAAAATCTGCTCTTTTTTCTGGTATAATGATTTTAATTGCTATGATAGCTGTAAAGCAGGATAAATTATCTAAATTTAGGTTTGGGAGGATAAGTATTTATTCTTTTTATATCGCATTGTTTTATGTATTTTATCTCTATTATATGTATAAATTTAGGGTTGGGGTATGA
- a CDS encoding nitrate reductase subunit alpha codes for MSIKITKNSWFEILKSSEERKWEELYRSRWEHDKVVRSTHGVNCTGSCSWNVFVKDGLVVGEVQATDYPAIGGDIPMTEPRGCARGASFSWYLYSPIRVKYPYIRGKLLDLWLDAKKKYDDPVDAWASIVEDTEKRNSYMVKRGKGGFRRIDYESALELIAASNIYTIKKYGPDRIIGFSPIPAMSQISYAAGSRYLNLIGGVVMSFYDWYCDLPLASPQVWGEQTDVCESADWFNSSYTVLMGSNVNVTRTPDAHYLYESKMKGGKIVVMSPDYSSVTKGADLWIKINKGQDGAFWLAVNHVILNEFYNKSITGYFDDYVRKYTDLPFLVYLDENNDSYEMGRMVRASDFENTEREENAEWKYAVIDLESKNVVFPYGSIGFRWAQDEKNKFKWRLINKCGISDKEIVPTLSILEVSDRTIGVKFYEYHNDKVVENVRNIPVFEIETKEGKKFVTTVFDLLNGMLGVDRGLGGDYPSSYYDDKIYTPKWQEKYTGVNADTVIKVAREFAENAAKTCGKSMIIIGAGINHWYHQDLMYRSAIMALLLTGSVGVNGGGLAHYVGQEKVAMLSSWATIAMAGDWLKPPRLQNTPSFWYIHSDQWRYEDKVFDYFKVNDENKFKEKHTADFIAKAVRLGWLPFYPSFSENPLNLAKLNNPQANVVNKLKKGELKFSVEEPDNPVNFPRVWFIWRANAIASSAKGHEYFMRHVLGTSDNLTAEEKAVSLKDVNNQIEAPKGKIDLIVDINFRMDTSALYSDIILPAATWYEKDDLNTTDMHSFVHPLRKVVAPLWESKSDWNIFKDLAKKFSALAEKHFPKSVKDLVVATLLHDTPEEIMQRDVKDWKYGETEPIPGKTIPKLAVIERDYKKIYHKFISLGPNAAKSIGAHGVSWDSSEEYEELKIKNGAIRLADEEFPSLEEPINVANAILHLAPETNGKVAVKGFKSLSKFTGINFDTLVKGNEKVKMDFDDITIQPRRLNTSPIWSGIIDEGRPYAPYTINTEFGLPWRTLTGRQHFYLDHEFYKYAGEMLPVYKPNLPENVLNELIKTQDGLVLNYHTPHGKWHIHSTYYDNLRMLSLSRGGQVIWLNNVDAEKYGIKDNDWVEVYNKNGVVICKTVVSSRMPSGVCYIYHATERTINVPISEKTNNRGGNHNSLTRVRLKPLAMVGGCGQFSYYFNYWGPVGVNRDTYVVVKKLNKVRF; via the coding sequence ATGAGCATAAAAATAACAAAAAATTCATGGTTTGAGATATTAAAATCAAGTGAAGAGAGGAAATGGGAAGAATTATATAGGAGCAGATGGGAGCATGATAAAGTTGTAAGAAGCACTCATGGTGTTAATTGTACAGGAAGTTGCAGTTGGAATGTTTTTGTTAAAGATGGACTCGTAGTTGGTGAAGTTCAAGCAACTGATTATCCTGCAATTGGAGGAGACATTCCTATGACTGAACCACGAGGTTGTGCACGAGGCGCTTCCTTTTCATGGTACTTATATAGCCCTATAAGAGTAAAATATCCATATATTAGAGGAAAGCTTCTTGATTTATGGCTTGATGCAAAAAAGAAATATGATGATCCAGTTGATGCATGGGCAAGTATTGTAGAAGATACTGAAAAGAGAAACAGTTATATGGTTAAACGAGGTAAAGGTGGGTTTAGAAGAATTGATTATGAATCAGCATTGGAACTAATTGCCGCATCAAATATTTATACCATTAAGAAGTATGGACCTGATAGAATTATTGGTTTTTCACCGATTCCTGCTATGTCCCAAATAAGTTATGCAGCTGGTTCAAGGTATTTGAATTTAATTGGTGGTGTAGTGATGAGTTTTTATGATTGGTATTGTGACTTACCTCTTGCATCACCACAAGTATGGGGTGAGCAAACAGATGTGTGTGAGAGTGCAGACTGGTTTAATTCATCATATACAGTTTTGATGGGGTCAAATGTTAATGTAACAAGAACACCAGATGCTCATTATTTATACGAATCTAAAATGAAAGGTGGCAAAATTGTGGTGATGTCACCAGATTACAGTTCAGTAACTAAGGGAGCTGATTTATGGATTAAAATAAATAAAGGTCAAGATGGTGCTTTTTGGTTGGCAGTAAACCATGTGATACTTAATGAGTTTTATAATAAAAGTATTACTGGTTATTTTGATGATTATGTTAGAAAATATACGGATCTTCCTTTTTTGGTTTATTTAGATGAAAACAATGATAGCTATGAAATGGGTAGAATGGTAAGAGCTTCAGATTTTGAGAATACAGAGAGAGAAGAGAATGCAGAATGGAAATATGCTGTAATAGATCTTGAAAGTAAAAATGTAGTTTTTCCATATGGATCAATTGGTTTTAGATGGGCACAAGATGAAAAAAACAAATTTAAATGGAGATTGATAAATAAATGTGGGATTAGTGATAAAGAGATTGTACCTACTTTGAGTATACTTGAAGTTTCAGACAGAACAATTGGTGTGAAATTTTATGAATATCATAATGATAAAGTTGTTGAAAATGTTAGAAATATACCTGTGTTTGAAATTGAAACTAAGGAAGGTAAAAAATTTGTCACAACGGTGTTTGATTTGCTTAACGGTATGTTGGGTGTTGATAGAGGTTTAGGAGGAGATTATCCGTCTTCATATTATGATGATAAAATTTATACTCCTAAGTGGCAGGAAAAGTATACTGGTGTAAATGCTGATACAGTTATAAAAGTCGCAAGGGAATTTGCTGAAAATGCAGCGAAAACTTGTGGTAAATCAATGATTATAATTGGAGCTGGGATAAATCACTGGTATCACCAAGACTTAATGTATAGATCAGCGATAATGGCTTTACTTTTAACTGGTTCTGTAGGAGTAAATGGAGGAGGTTTAGCTCATTATGTAGGACAAGAAAAAGTAGCTATGTTATCTTCTTGGGCAACAATCGCCATGGCTGGTGATTGGTTGAAGCCTCCAAGATTACAAAATACGCCATCTTTTTGGTATATTCACTCAGACCAATGGAGGTATGAAGATAAAGTTTTTGACTATTTTAAAGTTAATGATGAAAACAAATTTAAAGAAAAGCATACAGCTGATTTCATAGCTAAAGCTGTAAGGTTAGGATGGTTGCCATTTTATCCTAGTTTTAGTGAAAATCCATTGAACCTTGCAAAGTTGAACAACCCTCAGGCAAATGTGGTAAATAAATTGAAAAAAGGTGAGTTAAAATTCTCTGTTGAAGAGCCTGATAATCCAGTAAATTTCCCGAGAGTTTGGTTTATCTGGAGGGCAAATGCTATTGCTAGTAGTGCAAAAGGGCACGAATATTTTATGAGACATGTTTTAGGAACATCGGATAATTTGACAGCTGAGGAAAAAGCAGTTTCATTAAAGGATGTAAATAATCAAATAGAAGCACCTAAAGGAAAAATTGATCTTATTGTGGATATTAATTTTAGAATGGATACATCTGCGCTTTATTCTGATATAATTTTACCGGCTGCCACATGGTATGAAAAAGATGATCTTAATACGACAGATATGCATTCTTTTGTCCATCCATTGAGAAAAGTAGTTGCTCCATTATGGGAATCAAAGAGTGACTGGAATATTTTTAAAGATCTTGCTAAGAAATTTTCTGCACTTGCAGAAAAACATTTTCCAAAATCAGTAAAAGATTTAGTAGTAGCAACACTTTTGCATGATACTCCAGAAGAAATAATGCAGCGAGATGTCAAAGACTGGAAATATGGAGAGACAGAGCCAATTCCTGGAAAAACAATACCTAAATTGGCAGTTATCGAGAGAGACTATAAAAAAATATATCACAAGTTTATTTCTTTGGGACCAAATGCTGCAAAATCTATTGGTGCTCATGGTGTTAGCTGGGATTCATCCGAGGAGTATGAAGAATTAAAAATAAAAAATGGTGCAATCAGATTAGCTGATGAAGAATTTCCTAGCTTAGAAGAACCTATTAATGTTGCAAATGCAATACTACATCTTGCTCCAGAAACAAATGGTAAAGTGGCAGTTAAAGGTTTTAAATCTTTATCGAAGTTTACAGGCATTAATTTTGATACTTTGGTAAAAGGGAATGAGAAGGTAAAAATGGATTTTGATGATATAACGATACAACCCCGAAGACTTAATACATCCCCTATTTGGAGTGGTATTATTGATGAAGGAAGACCATATGCTCCATATACAATTAACACAGAGTTTGGTCTGCCCTGGAGAACTTTGACGGGAAGGCAGCATTTTTATCTGGATCATGAGTTTTATAAATATGCTGGAGAGATGCTTCCTGTATATAAACCTAACTTACCAGAAAATGTTTTAAATGAGCTCATTAAAACTCAGGATGGCCTTGTTTTAAATTATCATACACCTCATGGGAAATGGCATATCCATAGTACTTATTATGACAATTTAAGGATGCTTAGTTTGTCAAGAGGTGGACAGGTAATCTGGTTAAATAATGTTGATGCGGAAAAATATGGTATAAAGGACAATGATTGGGTAGAGGTTTATAATAAAAATGGAGTTGTTATCTGCAAGACAGTAGTCTCATCCAGGATGCCATCTGGAGTTTGTTATATATATCATGCAACGGAACGAACTATTAATGTGCCAATATCAGAAAAAACAAACAATAGAGGGGGTAATCATAATAGTCTGACAAGAGTTAGGTTAAAACCTCTGGCTATGGTAGGTGGTTGTGGACAGTTTAGCTATTACTTCAATTATTGGGGACCAGTGGGGGTCAATAGGGACACTTATGTAGTGGTTAAAAAATTAAATAAAGTGAGGTTCTAA
- a CDS encoding c-type cytochrome encodes MKYLYVLIIIFFSTSLFAYNNTFTKPFKNGSPACTSCHSIKAAGFSGKTWGPDLSTLYIDFDSDADSIKSFIKDSGIPPMDAVYKGRNLSDEELNNLIKAFASLGSKNVESNNLFFTLFVIFFVGIFVAIKIFFRKNEILEANK; translated from the coding sequence ATGAAATACCTTTATGTGTTAATAATAATTTTTTTTAGTACTAGTCTCTTTGCTTATAATAATACTTTTACTAAACCTTTTAAGAATGGGAGTCCAGCATGTACAAGTTGTCACTCAATTAAGGCAGCAGGCTTTTCCGGTAAAACATGGGGACCTGATCTAAGCACGTTATACATAGATTTTGACTCGGATGCTGATTCTATTAAATCTTTTATAAAAGATAGTGGGATACCTCCTATGGATGCTGTTTATAAAGGTAGAAATCTTTCAGATGAAGAACTGAATAACCTTATTAAAGCTTTTGCTTCATTAGGAAGTAAAAATGTAGAAAGTAATAATTTATTTTTTACTTTGTTTGTTATTTTCTTTGTAGGCATTTTTGTAGCTATAAAAATATTTTTTAGGAAAAATGAGATTTTGGAGGCAAACAAATGA
- a CDS encoding MFS transporter, producing the protein MNINIYDWDPENPDYFSRKGRKIALRNLWISIPALLLAFAVWIMWSVIITKMKQFGYNFGMITSDMTPEQVSEKLKEINMLYYTLPAIAGLTGATLRIPNSFLISIAGGRNVIFVTTFLLLLPAIGTGLALRDVNTPYIVFAILAALSGIGGGNFASSMSNISYFFPKKTQGTYLGMNAGIGNLGVGVMQKVIPIAVGVYLFSAIDKNGNIVTNVPLAGVQNAGWVWVIPLILVSIAAFFGMNNLQSATPKIPTQLVGMIKTLYLICLGFIAAGIGAYMLISLKINMWIVLPFVIIFTLLLMRYMTPKQIKENLRQQFVIFKNKHNWVMTIIYTMTFGSFIGFSAAFPKLCQDVFVYSNPSDPTFVNPNAPDFLFWVFLGPVLGALIRPVGGWLSDKVNSGAKVTTISIILQIIATFAVAYFIKLAKGSPTPERYWWPFFIMFMILFITTGIGNGSTFRSIPHIFDKALAGPVLGWTSAVAAYGAFIIPGIFGQQIKAGTPEKALYGLAVYYIICLFLNWWYYQGPKAEIKNP; encoded by the coding sequence GTGAATATTAATATCTATGATTGGGATCCTGAAAATCCTGATTATTTTAGTAGAAAAGGGAGAAAAATTGCACTGAGAAATTTATGGATTTCAATCCCAGCATTGTTGTTAGCATTTGCAGTATGGATTATGTGGAGTGTGATAATAACAAAAATGAAACAGTTTGGCTATAATTTTGGGATGATTACTTCTGATATGACACCTGAGCAAGTTAGTGAGAAACTAAAAGAAATTAATATGTTGTATTACACACTTCCTGCTATTGCAGGGTTAACAGGTGCTACATTGCGAATACCAAATTCATTTTTAATATCTATTGCTGGTGGTAGAAATGTTATATTTGTAACAACCTTCCTTTTGTTATTGCCTGCTATTGGTACTGGTTTAGCTTTAAGAGACGTTAATACTCCGTATATTGTTTTTGCAATATTAGCAGCTTTATCAGGTATAGGGGGAGGAAATTTTGCTTCATCTATGAGCAATATAAGCTATTTTTTCCCTAAAAAAACTCAGGGTACATATTTGGGGATGAATGCTGGTATTGGAAATTTGGGCGTAGGAGTAATGCAAAAAGTTATTCCTATAGCTGTAGGTGTTTATTTGTTTAGTGCTATAGACAAAAATGGTAATATAGTCACAAATGTACCATTAGCTGGTGTACAGAATGCAGGTTGGGTTTGGGTAATTCCTCTCATATTAGTTTCAATCGCTGCATTCTTTGGAATGAATAATTTGCAATCTGCTACTCCTAAAATTCCTACCCAGTTAGTTGGTATGATTAAAACGTTATATCTAATATGTTTAGGTTTTATAGCTGCTGGAATAGGTGCATACATGCTAATTAGTTTGAAGATAAATATGTGGATTGTACTGCCTTTTGTTATTATTTTTACTCTATTACTTATGAGATATATGACACCAAAACAAATTAAAGAAAATTTAAGACAACAGTTTGTTATATTTAAGAACAAACATAATTGGGTTATGACAATAATTTATACGATGACTTTTGGTTCATTTATTGGTTTTTCGGCAGCCTTTCCAAAACTATGTCAAGATGTTTTTGTTTATTCAAATCCTTCTGATCCCACTTTTGTTAATCCAAATGCACCAGATTTTTTATTTTGGGTATTTTTAGGACCAGTTTTAGGCGCATTAATTAGACCAGTTGGAGGATGGTTATCTGACAAAGTAAACAGTGGAGCAAAAGTAACAACAATTAGCATTATATTGCAAATAATTGCTACATTTGCAGTAGCTTACTTTATAAAATTAGCAAAAGGAAGTCCGACTCCAGAAAGATATTGGTGGCCATTTTTTATTATGTTTATGATTCTTTTTATTACCACTGGTATTGGGAATGGTTCTACTTTTAGAAGTATTCCTCATATATTTGATAAGGCATTGGCTGGACCAGTATTAGGTTGGACATCTGCGGTTGCAGCATATGGAGCTTTTATAATCCCAGGTATTTTTGGCCAACAAATTAAGGCAGGAACTCCTGAAAAGGCATTATATGGATTAGCTGTGTATTATATCATATGCCTATTTTTGAACTGGTGGTATTACCAAGGGCCAAAAGCTGAAATAAAAAATCCATAA
- the sppA gene encoding signal peptide peptidase SppA — protein MKTFKKVMKFLLSLIVIVIFIYFVVYLFSGKNEIVLNKPHIKVIKLEGIIVDSEKIVRELRKAEENDFVKGVIIRINSPGGAVAPSQEIYKAIRKVKKPVYAAISTLGASGGYYVAAACDKIYVLGGSITGSIGVIMRFSNFKELYDKIGVKFESIKSGKFKDIGSSSREMSKEERELLQKAIDNVYKQFVNDILKTRHISKDIIKKYADGRILTGEQALKLGFVDKIGTYYDAFEDMKKDFHLGEDVVLYEVKDKNSLLKELLEGVSKVRLLFNNSAIFYYLYE, from the coding sequence ATGAAGACTTTTAAAAAGGTTATGAAATTTTTGCTTTCATTGATAGTAATAGTAATATTTATCTATTTTGTAGTGTATTTATTCTCTGGAAAAAATGAAATTGTTTTGAATAAGCCGCATATAAAAGTGATCAAATTAGAAGGGATTATCGTAGATTCTGAAAAGATTGTCAGAGAGTTAAGAAAAGCTGAGGAAAATGACTTTGTAAAAGGGGTAATTATTAGGATTAATTCACCAGGAGGAGCAGTAGCTCCAAGCCAGGAAATTTATAAGGCTATTAGAAAGGTCAAAAAGCCTGTTTATGCAGCAATTAGCACACTTGGAGCTTCTGGTGGGTATTATGTGGCTGCTGCATGTGATAAAATTTATGTACTGGGTGGTAGTATCACTGGTAGCATAGGTGTTATTATGAGATTTTCAAATTTTAAAGAGCTTTATGATAAGATAGGGGTAAAGTTTGAGAGTATAAAAAGTGGTAAATTTAAAGATATTGGGTCATCAAGTAGAGAGATGTCAAAAGAAGAAAGGGAGCTTTTACAAAAAGCTATAGATAATGTTTATAAACAGTTTGTTAATGATATTTTAAAAACAAGACATATTTCAAAAGATATCATTAAAAAATATGCTGATGGAAGAATTTTAACTGGTGAGCAGGCTTTAAAACTTGGTTTTGTAGATAAAATTGGGACATATTATGATGCTTTTGAAGACATGAAAAAAGATTTTCATTTGGGTGAAGATGTTGTTTTGTATGAGGTAAAGGATAAGAATAGTTTACTCAAAGAGCTATTGGAAGGGGTCTCAAAAGTTAGGTTACTATTTAATAATTCAGCAATATTTTATTATTTATACGAATAG
- a CDS encoding YifB family Mg chelatase-like AAA ATPase — protein sequence MFAKVTTAHLEGIEPVLVEVEANISSMGLPSFSVVGLAETSIKESKERVKSALKNFGFNIFAKPIIINLAPADFKKEGTHYDLPIAVVLLLAAGYLNANVDDTFFIGELSLDGKLRGVRGVLPFTIFAKEMGFKRVILPEENINEAGIIDGIDIFGFQSLDDVIGYINGEVKKEPVKMDINELLSDEEEHLDFSDVKGQFAVKRAAEIAASGMHNFIMIGSPGSGKSMIAKRIPTIMPSMTIDEIIETTKIHSVAGRLLKKNGIVNKRPFIAPHHTASDVSIIGGGRDAKPGAVSLAHNGILFCDEVLEFKKSVLEVLRQPLEDRVVTVSRANRTVVYPANFMFVAACNPCPCGYLGDSKRECVCTQAQIQRYRAKLSGPLMDRIDIQVQVSSIDIKDLSKLQPGESSASIRERVEAARKIQQERFKEEGILYNSQMSEKLIRKYCKLDSESIKLMEQAVTKMGLSARAYSKILKVARTIADLENSENISSKHLLEAIQYRILDKEYF from the coding sequence ATGTTTGCTAAAGTTACCACTGCGCATTTAGAAGGGATTGAGCCTGTTTTAGTTGAGGTGGAAGCAAATATTTCAAGTATGGGTTTGCCATCATTTTCTGTGGTGGGTTTAGCCGAGACGAGTATCAAAGAGAGTAAAGAAAGAGTCAAATCTGCATTAAAAAATTTTGGATTTAATATCTTTGCAAAACCTATCATTATAAATCTTGCTCCTGCTGATTTCAAAAAAGAGGGGACTCATTATGATTTGCCTATAGCTGTTGTTTTATTGCTTGCTGCAGGATATTTAAACGCTAATGTTGATGATACCTTTTTTATTGGTGAACTTTCCCTGGATGGAAAACTAAGAGGTGTAAGAGGGGTTTTGCCGTTTACTATTTTTGCAAAAGAGATGGGTTTTAAAAGGGTAATATTGCCTGAAGAAAACATAAACGAGGCAGGCATCATTGATGGAATAGATATTTTTGGATTTCAAAGTTTAGATGATGTGATTGGTTATATAAATGGTGAGGTTAAAAAAGAACCGGTCAAAATGGATATAAATGAACTTTTATCTGATGAAGAGGAGCATTTGGATTTTAGTGATGTAAAAGGGCAGTTTGCTGTAAAAAGGGCTGCAGAAATTGCTGCAAGTGGTATGCACAATTTTATTATGATTGGTTCTCCTGGAAGTGGAAAATCAATGATTGCAAAGAGAATCCCAACAATTATGCCCTCAATGACTATTGATGAGATTATAGAAACTACAAAAATACACTCAGTAGCTGGTAGGCTTTTAAAAAAGAATGGGATTGTAAATAAAAGGCCTTTTATTGCGCCACATCATACGGCAAGTGATGTTTCAATTATAGGTGGTGGTAGAGATGCAAAACCTGGCGCAGTGAGCCTTGCTCACAATGGGATACTTTTTTGCGATGAGGTGTTAGAGTTTAAAAAGAGTGTGCTTGAGGTTTTGAGACAGCCGTTAGAAGATAGGGTGGTGACAGTTAGCAGAGCAAATAGGACTGTGGTTTATCCAGCAAATTTTATGTTTGTTGCTGCATGTAATCCTTGCCCTTGTGGGTATTTGGGTGATAGTAAAAGGGAGTGTGTATGTACTCAAGCACAAATTCAAAGATATAGAGCAAAGCTATCAGGTCCTCTTATGGATAGGATAGATATACAGGTGCAGGTATCATCAATTGATATAAAGGATTTATCAAAATTGCAGCCTGGTGAATCATCAGCAAGTATAAGGGAGCGTGTAGAGGCAGCAAGAAAGATTCAGCAGGAAAGGTTTAAAGAAGAGGGGATATTGTATAATTCTCAAATGAGTGAGAAATTGATAAGGAAATATTGTAAGCTTGATAGTGAAAGTATAAAATTGATGGAGCAAGCAGTAACAAAGATGGGGTTATCAGCAAGAGCCTATTCAAAGATATTGAAAGTAGCAAGAACGATTGCTGATTTAGAAAATAGCGAAAATATCAGTTCAAAACACCTCTTAGAAGCCATCCAATACCGCATCCTCGATAAAGAGTATTTTTAA